The following proteins come from a genomic window of Leguminivora glycinivorella isolate SPB_JAAS2020 chromosome 6, LegGlyc_1.1, whole genome shotgun sequence:
- the LOC125227311 gene encoding uncharacterized protein LOC125227311 isoform X1, which yields MCSAFRIAVVSVICVAVASGHVHGPRRSRRMDAEDYAQNEIDSGRAEESSWWPSAEFAVLQKVYDDCSAQKHLTMCLKGKALHALTRAVEQESVQLADGLTLVKQADAPAAVAEPRFFPGMSTEDKLDMALRTKFEQLMNSHTISMDLASEGRGRGKKVLPYLLLGIFTTVSVVGGIALKTLAAIAGKALIASKVALTIAGIIALKKLFSHDGAPGETTFQVHADGHHRRNMYVVRPAKASAVDPYRYYGEQTTSTAAAAASA from the exons ATGTGTTCCGCTTTTCGGATAGCCGTCGTGTCAGTTATCTGCGTGGCCGTCGCATCCGGCCACGTGCACGGACCCCGCAGGTCCCGCCGGATGGATGCCGAGGATTATGCACAAAATGAAATTGACAGTGGAAGAGCCGAAGAGAGCTCATGGTGGCCTTCGGCAGAATTCGCCGTTTTGCAGAAAGTTTATGACGACTGCAGTGCGCAAAAGCACCTAACGATGTGCTTAAAGGGCAAAGCCCTACACGCCCTCACACGTGCCGTGGAACAG GAGAGCGTGCAGCTCGCGGACGGGCTCACCCTGGTGAAGCAGGCGGACGCTCCCGCGGCGGTCGCGGAGCCGCGCTTCTTCCCTGGCATGTCCACGGAAGACAAGCTCGACATGGCTCTGCGCACTAAATTCGAGCAATTGATGAACTCGCACACCATCTCTATGGATTTGGCTTCGGAGGGTAGAGGCAGAG GCAAGAAAGTGCTCCCTTACCTGCTGCTCGGTATCTTCACCACCGTAAGCGTGGTGGGAGGCATCGCCCTCAAGACGCTGGCAGCCATCGCTGGCAAGGCGCTGATCGCCAGCAAGGTCGCGCTCACGATAGCCGGTATCATCGCCCTGAAGAAACTCTTCAGCCACGACGGCGCTCCCGGCGAAACTACCTTCCAAGTGCACGCTGATGGACATCATAG GCGGAATATGTACGTGGTGAGGCCAGCGAAAGCAAGCGCGGTGGACCCATACCGGTACTACGGCGAGCAGACGACGtccaccgccgccgccgccgccagcgcGTAG
- the LOC125227311 gene encoding uncharacterized protein LOC125227311 isoform X2: MCSAFRIAVVSVICVAVASGHVHGPRRSRRMDAEDYAQNEIDSGRAEESSWWPSAEFAVLQKVYDDCSAQKHLTMCLKGKALHALTRAVEQESVQLADGLTLVKQADAPAAVAEPRFFPGMSTEDKLDMALRTKFEQLMNSHTISMDLASEGRGRGKKVLPYLLLGIFTTVSVVGGIALKTLAAIAGKALIASKVALTIAGIIALKKLFSHDGAPGETTFQVHADGHHSL; the protein is encoded by the exons ATGTGTTCCGCTTTTCGGATAGCCGTCGTGTCAGTTATCTGCGTGGCCGTCGCATCCGGCCACGTGCACGGACCCCGCAGGTCCCGCCGGATGGATGCCGAGGATTATGCACAAAATGAAATTGACAGTGGAAGAGCCGAAGAGAGCTCATGGTGGCCTTCGGCAGAATTCGCCGTTTTGCAGAAAGTTTATGACGACTGCAGTGCGCAAAAGCACCTAACGATGTGCTTAAAGGGCAAAGCCCTACACGCCCTCACACGTGCCGTGGAACAG GAGAGCGTGCAGCTCGCGGACGGGCTCACCCTGGTGAAGCAGGCGGACGCTCCCGCGGCGGTCGCGGAGCCGCGCTTCTTCCCTGGCATGTCCACGGAAGACAAGCTCGACATGGCTCTGCGCACTAAATTCGAGCAATTGATGAACTCGCACACCATCTCTATGGATTTGGCTTCGGAGGGTAGAGGCAGAG GCAAGAAAGTGCTCCCTTACCTGCTGCTCGGTATCTTCACCACCGTAAGCGTGGTGGGAGGCATCGCCCTCAAGACGCTGGCAGCCATCGCTGGCAAGGCGCTGATCGCCAGCAAGGTCGCGCTCACGATAGCCGGTATCATCGCCCTGAAGAAACTCTTCAGCCACGACGGCGCTCCCGGCGAAACTACCTTCCAAGTGCACGCTGATGGACATCATAG TCTTTAA